From the Amycolatopsis thermoflava N1165 genome, one window contains:
- a CDS encoding PLP-dependent aminotransferase family protein, with protein sequence MTANPPEHTGRRDLDPHLARYAARTAGMTASEIRALFAVASRPEVVSLAGGMPNLAALPLDSLSAQVGEIIAEDGLVALQYGSAQGVPVLREQICEVMAMEGINAHSDDVVVTVGSQMGLDMVTRLFCDPGDVVLAEGPSYVGALGSFAAYQAKVVHVVMDDQGLVPEALREALAAAERAGQRVKFLYTIPNFHNPAGVTLAVERRAEILAICRAHGVLVVEDNPYGLLGFDGQTYPALRSLDPDNVVYLGSFSKTFASGLRVGWVLAPHAVREKLVLAAESATLCPPSLNQMIVSRYLATHDWKGQIKTFRENYRERRDAMLSALEQHLPSGCSWTNPDGGFYVWVTVPEGVDTKAMLPRAVTARVAYASGTGFYADGFGSRQMRLSYCYPTPERIKEGVRRLAAVLESEMDLVRTFGNVSMRAIPGPETPSPDTA encoded by the coding sequence ATGACTGCGAATCCACCCGAGCACACTGGCCGCCGAGACCTCGATCCCCACCTCGCCCGTTACGCCGCCCGCACGGCAGGCATGACGGCGTCGGAGATCCGAGCTCTCTTCGCGGTGGCCAGCCGCCCGGAGGTGGTTTCGCTCGCCGGCGGCATGCCGAACCTCGCCGCGCTCCCGCTGGACAGCCTCTCCGCGCAGGTGGGGGAGATCATCGCGGAGGACGGCCTGGTCGCGCTGCAGTACGGCTCCGCGCAGGGCGTGCCCGTGCTGCGCGAGCAGATCTGCGAGGTCATGGCGATGGAGGGCATCAACGCGCACTCCGACGACGTCGTCGTGACCGTCGGCTCCCAGATGGGCCTGGACATGGTCACCCGGCTGTTCTGCGACCCGGGCGACGTCGTGCTGGCCGAGGGGCCCTCCTACGTGGGCGCGCTGGGCTCGTTCGCCGCGTACCAGGCCAAGGTTGTGCACGTCGTGATGGACGACCAGGGGCTGGTGCCGGAGGCGCTGCGGGAGGCTCTCGCGGCCGCCGAGCGCGCCGGTCAGCGCGTCAAGTTCCTCTACACGATCCCGAACTTCCACAACCCGGCCGGCGTGACGCTCGCGGTCGAACGGCGCGCCGAGATCCTCGCCATCTGCCGGGCGCACGGCGTGCTGGTCGTCGAGGACAACCCGTACGGGCTGCTCGGCTTCGACGGCCAGACCTACCCGGCGCTGCGGTCGCTCGACCCGGACAACGTGGTGTACCTGGGCTCGTTCTCCAAGACGTTCGCGTCCGGCCTGCGGGTCGGCTGGGTGCTGGCGCCGCACGCGGTGCGGGAGAAGCTGGTGCTGGCCGCCGAGTCGGCCACGCTGTGCCCGCCGAGCCTCAACCAGATGATCGTGTCGCGGTACCTGGCCACGCACGACTGGAAGGGCCAGATCAAGACCTTCCGCGAGAACTACCGGGAGCGGCGGGACGCGATGCTCTCCGCCCTGGAGCAGCACCTGCCGTCCGGCTGCAGCTGGACGAACCCGGACGGCGGTTTCTACGTGTGGGTGACGGTGCCGGAGGGTGTCGACACCAAGGCGATGCTGCCGCGCGCCGTCACCGCCCGGGTCGCGTACGCGTCCGGCACCGGTTTCTACGCCGACGGTTTCGGCAGCAGGCAGATGCGGCTGTCGTACTGCTACCCGACGCCCGAGCGGATCAAGGAGGGCGTGCGGCGCCTGGCCGCGGTGCTCGAGTCCGAAATGGACCTGGTGCGCACGTTCGGTAACGTCAGCATGCGCGCGATCCCCGGCCCGGAGACGCCGTCGCCGGACACGGCCTGA
- a CDS encoding GNAT family N-acetyltransferase produces the protein MSRRVVGVTLDNLEHLPKNCRRCVYWELAPHLRAQAEEFGQTEVEKEAWVSSVLLEWGSCGRIIYSDSLPVGFVLYAPPNLVPRSVAFPTSPPSADAVLLTSFQVLPEFRGGGLGRTLVQAVAKDMTRRGVRAIEAFGDASPDDADNELLGHTCVVPADFLTAVGFKTVRPHPKWPRLRLEIRSALSWKEDVEAALERLLGQVTITTAEPSTARA, from the coding sequence GTGTCGCGTCGAGTCGTGGGCGTCACCCTCGACAACCTGGAACACCTGCCCAAGAACTGCCGCCGGTGCGTGTACTGGGAGCTCGCGCCGCACCTGCGCGCGCAGGCGGAGGAGTTCGGCCAGACCGAGGTCGAGAAGGAGGCCTGGGTCTCCTCGGTGCTGCTGGAGTGGGGCTCCTGCGGCCGCATCATCTACAGCGACTCGCTGCCCGTCGGGTTCGTCCTCTATGCCCCGCCGAACCTGGTGCCGCGCTCGGTCGCCTTCCCCACGTCCCCGCCCAGCGCGGACGCGGTGCTGCTGACGAGCTTCCAGGTGCTGCCGGAGTTCCGCGGCGGCGGGCTGGGCCGCACCCTCGTCCAGGCGGTCGCCAAGGACATGACGCGCCGCGGTGTGCGTGCGATCGAAGCGTTCGGCGACGCGAGCCCGGACGACGCCGACAACGAGCTGCTGGGGCACACCTGCGTGGTCCCGGCCGACTTCCTCACCGCGGTCGGGTTCAAGACCGTGCGCCCGCACCCCAAGTGGCCCAGGCTGCGCCTGGAGATCCGGTCGGCGCTGTCCTGGAAGGAAGACGTCGAAGCGGCGCTGGAGCGGCTCCTGGGCCAGGTGACCATCACCACCGCCGAACCCAGCACGGCCCGCGCGTAG
- a CDS encoding N-acetylmuramoyl-L-alanine amidase, whose protein sequence is MRVLRRGDVGDDVAEIRSMLASIGLLRPDAGNLFDHEVERAVRGFQQRRGLLIDGVVGPATYHVLRGATFHLGSRPLAYLISSPVHGDDVFALQDRLTELGYDAGRPDGMFGPKTEHALRNFQRDYGLVIDGICGPATVRALRQLSPRARGGRPVLLREQEQVRQSGPRLRGKRIVIDPGHGGADPGVEIGGLREADIVWDLARRLEGRMKATGMEALISRGPDTGPAEAERAAFANNAGADLFLSLHCDRNSSPHAQGVASFHWGNGLGTTSTVGELLAGYLQREVAARTGLLDCRTHAKTWDILRLTRCPAVRMEIGYLSNPGDRAKLSDPAFRDIVAEGILIAVKRLYLLGEGDQPTGTFTFADVLAHELAKAE, encoded by the coding sequence ATGCGGGTGCTCCGCCGCGGCGACGTCGGGGACGACGTCGCTGAGATCAGGTCGATGCTGGCCTCGATCGGTCTGCTCCGGCCGGATGCCGGCAACCTGTTCGACCACGAGGTCGAACGGGCCGTCCGCGGGTTCCAGCAGCGCCGAGGGCTGCTCATCGACGGCGTCGTCGGCCCGGCCACCTACCACGTGCTGCGCGGCGCGACCTTCCACCTTGGCAGCAGGCCGCTGGCCTACCTGATCTCCTCGCCGGTGCACGGCGACGACGTGTTCGCGCTGCAGGACCGGCTGACCGAGCTGGGCTACGACGCGGGCCGTCCGGACGGCATGTTCGGCCCGAAGACCGAGCACGCCCTGCGCAACTTCCAGCGCGACTACGGCCTGGTCATCGACGGCATCTGCGGCCCGGCGACCGTCCGCGCGCTGCGCCAGCTCTCCCCGCGCGCCCGCGGTGGCCGCCCGGTGCTGCTGCGTGAGCAGGAGCAGGTCCGCCAGTCCGGGCCGCGGCTGCGTGGCAAGCGGATCGTCATCGACCCCGGTCACGGCGGCGCCGACCCGGGGGTGGAGATCGGCGGCCTGCGTGAGGCCGACATCGTGTGGGACCTGGCGCGCCGTCTGGAAGGCCGGATGAAGGCCACCGGCATGGAGGCGCTGATCTCGCGTGGCCCGGACACCGGGCCCGCGGAGGCCGAGCGCGCCGCGTTCGCCAACAACGCGGGCGCCGACCTGTTCCTGTCGCTGCACTGCGACCGCAACTCCTCGCCGCACGCGCAGGGCGTCGCCTCGTTCCACTGGGGCAACGGCCTCGGCACCACGTCGACGGTGGGTGAGCTGCTGGCCGGCTACCTGCAGCGCGAGGTGGCCGCCCGCACCGGTCTGCTGGACTGCCGGACGCACGCCAAGACCTGGGACATCCTGCGGCTGACGCGGTGCCCGGCGGTGCGGATGGAGATCGGCTACCTGAGCAACCCGGGCGACCGGGCGAAGCTGTCCGACCCGGCGTTCCGCGACATCGTCGCCGAGGGCATCCTGATCGCCGTCAAGCGCCTGTACCTGCTCGGCGAGGGCGACCAGCCGACCGGCACGTTCACGTTCGCCGACGTGCTCGCTCACGAGCTCGCGAAGGCCGAATAA
- the trxA gene encoding thioredoxin, whose amino-acid sequence MSDTVKVTDKSFADDVLTSDKPVLVDFWATWCGPCKMVAPVLEEIAAEHKDKLTVAKLDIDENPGTARDYQVMSIPTLILFQGGKPVKQIVGAKPKAALLSDLSDVLA is encoded by the coding sequence ATGTCCGACACCGTCAAGGTGACCGATAAGTCCTTCGCCGACGACGTTCTGACCAGCGACAAGCCGGTCCTGGTCGACTTCTGGGCGACCTGGTGCGGGCCGTGCAAGATGGTCGCCCCGGTGCTCGAGGAGATCGCCGCCGAGCACAAGGACAAGCTGACCGTCGCGAAGCTGGACATCGACGAGAACCCGGGCACCGCCCGCGACTACCAGGTCATGTCGATCCCGACGCTGATCCTGTTCCAGGGCGGCAAGCCGGTGAAGCAGATCGTCGGCGCCAAGCCGAAGGCCGCGCTGCTGTCGGATCTGTCCGACGTTCTCGCCTGA
- the trxB gene encoding thioredoxin-disulfide reductase produces MAAENVRNLIIVGSGPAGYTAAVYAARAQLEPLVFEGSQFGGALMTTTEVENYPGFRDGIQGPDLMEEMRKQAERFGAELRAEDVEKLELEGDVKYVTAHGTRYAAKAVILAMGSAARYLNVPGEQELLGRGVSACATCDGFFFRDQDIAVLGGGDSAMEEATFLTKFARSVTIVHRREEFRASKIMLERARANEKIKWALNKQVVEVQGDTTVSGLRLKDTVTGEESVLDVTGFFVAIGHDPRSDLVKGQVELDSEGYVLTKGRTSYTNLPGVFAAGDLVDHTYRQAITAAGSGCSAAIDAERWLAEHAGNPEAEIAPELVGGGYGSTN; encoded by the coding sequence GTGGCAGCGGAAAACGTTCGGAACCTCATCATCGTGGGGTCGGGTCCGGCCGGGTACACGGCCGCGGTGTACGCCGCGCGTGCCCAGCTCGAACCGCTGGTGTTCGAGGGTTCCCAGTTCGGCGGCGCGCTGATGACCACCACCGAGGTCGAGAACTACCCCGGCTTCCGGGACGGCATCCAGGGTCCCGACCTGATGGAGGAGATGCGCAAGCAGGCCGAGCGCTTCGGCGCCGAGCTGCGCGCCGAGGACGTGGAGAAGCTCGAGCTGGAGGGCGACGTCAAGTACGTCACCGCCCACGGCACGCGCTACGCGGCCAAGGCCGTCATCCTCGCCATGGGTTCGGCCGCTCGCTACCTCAACGTGCCCGGTGAGCAGGAGCTGCTCGGCCGCGGTGTCTCGGCGTGCGCGACCTGTGACGGCTTCTTCTTCCGCGACCAGGACATCGCCGTGCTCGGCGGTGGCGACTCCGCCATGGAGGAGGCCACCTTCCTGACCAAGTTCGCCCGGTCGGTGACGATCGTGCACCGGCGCGAGGAGTTCCGCGCCTCCAAGATCATGCTCGAGCGCGCCCGCGCGAACGAGAAGATCAAGTGGGCGCTGAACAAGCAGGTCGTCGAGGTGCAGGGGGACACCACCGTGTCCGGCCTGAGGCTCAAGGACACCGTCACCGGCGAGGAGTCGGTGCTCGACGTCACCGGCTTCTTCGTCGCGATCGGCCACGACCCGCGCAGCGATCTGGTCAAGGGCCAGGTCGAGCTGGACAGCGAAGGTTACGTCCTGACCAAGGGCCGCACCTCCTACACCAACCTGCCCGGCGTCTTCGCCGCTGGTGACCTGGTCGACCACACCTACCGGCAGGCCATCACCGCCGCGGGCTCGGGCTGCTCCGCGGCCATCGACGCCGAGCGCTGGCTGGCCGAGCACGCCGGCAACCCCGAAGCCGAGATCGCGCCCGAACTGGTGGGCGGCGGCTACGGCTCCACGAACTGA
- a CDS encoding anti-sigma factor family protein, whose translation MTDESRGIEAAGPPWSVDLLADLHAGVLDDDEAARLWPLVQADPEARAIIDALEATTADLADLSADVPPMPAEFAARLDAAIAEESRRAFPQQQQPGVAPVVSLDAARRRRNKRIGWISGVVAVAAAAVAAVAIAIPGGTSPSSGGNVAAPPPGQSAQQPPLNLRSDQAASAVGQMQGTFDYGPLGGADALQRCLTAAGFADTAKPIGVRQGSIDGQPAVLTLLTTGQLAKFRLVAFAPTCGSDNAGVLLDKVIG comes from the coding sequence ATGACGGACGAGAGTCGGGGGATCGAGGCCGCCGGCCCGCCCTGGTCTGTCGACCTGCTCGCGGACCTGCACGCCGGCGTCCTGGACGACGACGAAGCCGCCCGCCTGTGGCCGCTGGTGCAGGCCGATCCCGAAGCACGCGCGATCATCGACGCCCTGGAGGCGACCACCGCCGACCTGGCGGACCTGAGCGCGGACGTCCCGCCGATGCCGGCCGAGTTCGCGGCCCGCCTGGACGCCGCGATCGCCGAGGAGTCCCGCCGCGCGTTCCCCCAGCAGCAGCAGCCCGGCGTGGCGCCGGTGGTGAGCCTGGACGCGGCCCGCCGTCGCCGCAACAAGCGCATCGGCTGGATCAGCGGGGTGGTGGCCGTGGCCGCCGCCGCGGTGGCCGCCGTCGCGATCGCCATCCCGGGCGGCACGTCGCCTTCCTCGGGCGGGAACGTCGCCGCGCCGCCGCCGGGCCAGAGCGCCCAGCAGCCGCCGCTGAACCTGCGCAGCGACCAGGCCGCGAGCGCGGTCGGCCAGATGCAGGGCACGTTCGACTACGGCCCGCTCGGCGGCGCTGACGCGCTGCAGAGGTGCCTGACCGCTGCCGGCTTCGCCGACACCGCCAAGCCGATCGGAGTCCGCCAGGGCTCGATCGACGGGCAGCCGGCCGTGCTGACCCTGCTGACCACCGGTCAGCTGGCGAAGTTCCGGCTGGTCGCGTTCGCCCCGACCTGCGGTTCGGACAACGCCGGGGTGCTCTTGGACAAGGTGATCGGGTAA
- the sigM gene encoding RNA polymerase sigma factor SigM: protein MTAAAPTDADLIAAHASGDPHAFSELVRRHRDRMWAVALRTLRDPEEAADALQDAFISAFRAAANFRAESQVTTWLHRIVVNACLDRVRRRQARPTVPLPETGVNEPATPRDSMADRETRLVIKEALAQLPEDQRMPIVLVDVEGYSVSETAKMLGIAEGTVKSRCARGRAKLAKVLGHLRNPDALANVPTPESKRERGGRSGAQREREGR, encoded by the coding sequence GTGACCGCAGCTGCACCAACGGACGCCGACCTCATCGCGGCGCACGCGTCGGGGGATCCGCACGCGTTCAGCGAACTGGTCCGGCGGCATCGGGACCGCATGTGGGCGGTGGCCCTGCGCACCCTGCGCGACCCCGAGGAAGCCGCCGACGCCCTGCAGGACGCCTTCATCTCCGCCTTCCGCGCCGCCGCGAACTTCCGGGCGGAATCCCAGGTCACGACCTGGTTGCACCGGATCGTGGTCAACGCCTGCCTGGACCGGGTCCGGCGCAGGCAGGCCCGTCCGACGGTGCCGCTGCCGGAGACCGGCGTGAACGAGCCGGCCACGCCGCGGGACTCGATGGCCGACCGGGAGACCCGGCTGGTCATCAAGGAGGCGCTGGCGCAGCTGCCGGAGGACCAGCGGATGCCGATCGTGCTGGTCGACGTCGAGGGATACTCGGTCAGCGAGACCGCGAAGATGCTCGGCATCGCGGAGGGCACGGTGAAGAGCCGGTGCGCCCGCGGCCGCGCCAAACTCGCCAAAGTTCTCGGTCATCTCCGGAACCCGGATGCATTAGCGAACGTCCCAACTCCCGAAAGCAAACGGGAGCGCGGCGGCCGGTCTGGGGCACAGCGCGAGAGGGAGGGACGATGA